A single window of Methylobacterium nodulans ORS 2060 DNA harbors:
- the groES gene encoding co-chaperone GroES codes for MQFRPLHDRVVVRRIESEEKTKGGIIIPDTAKEKPQEGEIVAVGPGARDETGKLVPLDVKAGDRVLFGKWSGTEVKIDGQDLLIMKESDIMGVLA; via the coding sequence ATGCAATTCCGTCCGCTGCACGACCGCGTGGTCGTCCGTCGCATCGAGAGCGAGGAGAAGACCAAGGGCGGCATCATCATCCCGGACACCGCCAAGGAGAAGCCGCAGGAGGGCGAGATCGTCGCCGTCGGCCCGGGCGCCCGCGACGAAACCGGCAAGCTCGTCCCCCTCGACGTCAAGGCCGGCGACCGCGTGCTGTTCGGCAAGTGGTCCGGCACCGAGGTCAAGATCGACGGTCAGGATCTCCTGATCATGAAGGAATCCGACATCATGGGCGTCCTCGCCTGA
- a CDS encoding magnesium transporter CorA family protein — translation MITLHGPGGVVAEGAACAAPPPHATWLDLVDPNETEIALAEEATGLAVPSREALSEVERSSRLRRRRDALYLSTPMVSFVPGDLSLRPLGFILTRERLVSIRFQPLAAFDTVKQRQAEHDGPETSVGVFGALVAELVDAMADSLEAMSDALDALSTRVFHFDAAQGGQAAPKRRDLALRRILGEIGRRGKALAKLRAALVGLDRIVPFVASEATWLKPEDHAHLDTLHLDIASLEEFETRLSETVQFLLDAALGLINIEQNNTFRVLTVVSIIGIPPTLIASMYGMNFKHMPELDWAWGYPYGLGLILLSALAPAVWFKAKGWF, via the coding sequence ATGATCACCCTGCACGGTCCCGGTGGCGTCGTCGCTGAGGGCGCGGCCTGCGCGGCGCCCCCGCCCCACGCGACATGGCTCGACCTCGTCGATCCGAACGAGACCGAGATCGCGCTGGCCGAGGAGGCGACCGGCCTCGCCGTGCCCTCCCGGGAGGCGCTGAGCGAGGTGGAGCGGTCGAGCCGCCTGCGGCGGCGGCGGGACGCGCTCTATCTCAGCACCCCGATGGTCTCCTTCGTGCCGGGCGACCTTTCGCTGCGCCCGCTCGGCTTCATTCTGACCCGCGAGCGGCTGGTGTCGATCCGCTTCCAGCCGCTGGCCGCCTTCGATACCGTGAAGCAGCGCCAGGCGGAGCATGACGGCCCGGAAACCAGCGTCGGGGTGTTCGGCGCGCTCGTCGCGGAACTCGTCGATGCCATGGCCGACAGCCTGGAGGCGATGAGCGACGCCCTCGACGCGCTCTCGACCCGCGTCTTCCACTTCGACGCCGCCCAGGGCGGGCAGGCGGCCCCGAAACGCCGCGACCTCGCGCTGCGGCGCATCCTCGGCGAGATCGGCCGCCGGGGAAAGGCCCTCGCCAAGCTGCGGGCCGCCCTCGTCGGCCTCGACCGCATCGTGCCGTTCGTGGCGAGCGAGGCCACCTGGCTCAAGCCCGAGGATCACGCCCATCTCGATACGCTGCACCTCGACATCGCCTCGCTGGAGGAATTCGAGACGCGCCTCTCCGAGACCGTGCAGTTCCTCCTCGACGCGGCGCTCGGGCTCATCAACATCGAGCAGAACAACACCTTCCGGGTGCTCACGGTGGTGTCGATCATCGGCATCCCGCCGACTCTGATCGCATCGATGTACGGCATGAACTTCAAGCACATGCCGGAGCTCGACTGGGCCTGGGGCTACCCCTACGGGCTGGGCCTGATCCTGCTGAGCGCGCTGGCGCCGGCGGTGTGGTTCAAGGCGAAGGGCTGGTTCTGA
- a CDS encoding lipopolysaccharide biosynthesis protein translates to MAVIAAFVINAALNFALGLLIARFLGPADFGRFALGTAGAVLLNTLLFEWLRLSATRFYSDRVRRHEPWIRHMLNRAYAAVAVGLFGAALICLGGGEAAAGWRDEARLSAAAAAAAIGIGLFDAYAALARARFAGGLYLRLVLAKNAIAALLMTGTAWLLPSPALVMVAGGLSQLLAVLAVRQALADPARAEARRHGPETLRLFLGYGLPLIAANAVYHLMPFANRAAIAAAAGFAESGYFSLAADIGGRIFSTLGAALDLLLFQLAVRAEEHHGAAAGEDQVARNAAVVVALMLPSAAGFWLVAPAVEAIVVPEAFRGHFTHYTLILLPGLFAGALMNFALNPIFQIRRRTRPVIAAALIGAAVNAFGVLTLAGRFGASGIAAAQSLGLIAACGFLGLRGLAGPQRLRLPLRDLGATLAATTVMVVAVLPLRGLAPWLALASSVAVGAAVYGTLVWSFDIAGLRTAVAPRLRRAVPAE, encoded by the coding sequence ATGGCGGTCATCGCAGCCTTCGTGATCAATGCCGCGCTGAACTTCGCGCTCGGGCTCCTGATCGCCCGGTTCCTCGGGCCGGCGGATTTCGGCCGCTTCGCGCTCGGCACGGCGGGCGCCGTGCTGCTCAACACGCTCCTGTTCGAATGGCTGCGCCTCTCGGCCACGCGCTTCTACTCCGACCGGGTGCGCCGGCACGAGCCCTGGATCCGCCACATGCTGAACCGCGCCTATGCGGCCGTGGCCGTGGGGCTCTTCGGCGCGGCGCTCATCTGCCTCGGCGGCGGCGAGGCCGCGGCGGGCTGGCGCGACGAGGCGCGGCTCTCAGCCGCGGCGGCCGCGGCGGCGATCGGCATCGGCCTCTTCGACGCCTACGCGGCGCTCGCCCGGGCGCGGTTCGCGGGCGGCCTCTACCTCCGGCTGGTGCTCGCCAAGAACGCGATCGCGGCTTTGCTGATGACCGGGACGGCGTGGCTCCTCCCCTCCCCGGCCCTGGTGATGGTGGCGGGCGGCCTGAGTCAGCTCCTTGCGGTGCTGGCAGTCCGGCAGGCGCTCGCCGACCCGGCGCGGGCCGAAGCGCGCCGGCACGGGCCGGAGACCCTGCGGCTCTTCCTCGGCTACGGCCTGCCGCTCATCGCCGCCAATGCCGTCTATCACCTGATGCCCTTCGCGAACCGCGCAGCCATCGCGGCGGCGGCCGGATTCGCGGAATCCGGCTACTTCTCCCTCGCCGCCGATATCGGCGGGCGCATCTTCAGCACGCTCGGGGCCGCCCTCGACCTGCTGCTGTTCCAGCTCGCCGTGCGGGCGGAGGAGCACCACGGCGCGGCCGCGGGCGAGGATCAGGTGGCCCGCAACGCCGCCGTCGTGGTCGCCCTCATGCTTCCGTCCGCGGCGGGGTTCTGGCTCGTGGCGCCCGCCGTCGAGGCGATCGTGGTGCCGGAGGCCTTCCGCGGGCATTTCACCCATTACACGCTGATCCTGCTGCCCGGCCTGTTCGCCGGCGCGCTGATGAACTTCGCCCTCAACCCGATCTTCCAGATCCGGCGCCGCACGCGGCCGGTGATTGCCGCCGCCCTGATCGGCGCCGCCGTGAACGCGTTCGGCGTGCTGACGCTGGCGGGACGCTTCGGCGCGTCCGGCATCGCGGCGGCGCAGTCGCTCGGCCTCATCGCCGCCTGCGGCTTCCTCGGCCTGCGGGGCCTGGCCGGGCCGCAGCGCCTGCGCCTGCCGTTGCGCGACCTCGGGGCGACGCTCGCCGCGACGACGGTGATGGTTGTGGCCGTGCTGCCCCTGCGCGGGCTCGCGCCCTGGCTGGCGCTGGCCTCGAGCGTGGCCGTCGGCGCGGCGGTCTACGGGACGCTGGTCTGGAGCTTCGACATCGCGGGACTGCGGACGGCGGTGGCGCCGCGCCTGCGGCGGGCGGTCCCGGCAGAATAG
- the glcE gene encoding glycolate oxidase subunit GlcE — translation MSVYQPRTEAEAADLVAAAAARRERLRIVGGGTRTAIGRPAQDEATLSSGGLTGITLYEPAELVIRALAGTPLAEVEARLAAAHQMLPFEPMDHRALLGSAGEPTIGAVAAGNISGPRRITAGAARDSLIGVRFVNGRGEVVKSGGRVMKNVTGLDLVKLMAGSWGTLGFLTEVTFKVLPVPERTATLVFPGLDDGRAVEALSLGLGSPFEITGAAHWPAGIGAAQARTFLRIEGFSASIDYRLGELRRLLRRFGTPEVIEGEAATAHWRAVRDATPLAAEGDGAVWRISTAPSRGPQVTAAIARERMATWFYDWGGGLIWLRTDTAGDAGAALVRAAVARAGGHATLVRAPEAVRASVPVFEPLSEPLMRLTAGIKAAHDPAGLFNPGRMYAGV, via the coding sequence ATGAGCGTGTACCAGCCCCGGACCGAGGCGGAGGCGGCGGACCTGGTCGCCGCTGCGGCAGCGCGGCGGGAGCGGCTGCGCATCGTGGGCGGCGGGACGCGGACGGCGATCGGGCGTCCGGCCCAGGACGAGGCGACGCTCTCCTCGGGCGGGCTCACCGGCATCACCCTCTACGAGCCGGCCGAGCTGGTGATCCGGGCGCTCGCCGGCACGCCGCTCGCCGAGGTGGAGGCGCGGCTCGCCGCGGCGCATCAGATGCTGCCCTTCGAGCCGATGGACCACCGGGCGCTGCTCGGCTCCGCGGGCGAGCCGACGATCGGGGCGGTCGCGGCCGGCAACATCTCGGGACCGCGCCGGATCACCGCCGGGGCGGCCCGCGACAGCCTGATCGGCGTGCGCTTCGTCAACGGTCGGGGCGAGGTGGTGAAGTCGGGTGGGCGGGTGATGAAGAACGTCACTGGCCTCGACCTCGTGAAGCTGATGGCGGGGTCCTGGGGCACGCTCGGGTTCCTCACCGAAGTGACCTTCAAGGTGCTCCCGGTTCCGGAGCGCACCGCGACGCTCGTCTTTCCCGGGCTCGACGACGGGCGCGCCGTCGAGGCGCTCAGCCTCGGCCTCGGCTCGCCCTTCGAGATCACCGGGGCGGCGCATTGGCCGGCCGGGATCGGCGCGGCGCAGGCGCGCACCTTCCTGCGCATCGAGGGCTTCTCCGCCTCGATCGACTACCGGCTCGGCGAGCTGCGCCGGCTGCTGCGGCGCTTCGGCACCCCGGAGGTCATCGAAGGCGAGGCGGCGACCGCCCACTGGAGGGCGGTGCGGGATGCCACGCCCTTGGCGGCGGAGGGCGACGGCGCGGTCTGGCGGATCTCCACGGCGCCGAGCCGCGGCCCGCAGGTCACGGCCGCGATCGCGCGGGAGCGGATGGCGACGTGGTTCTACGACTGGGGCGGCGGCCTGATCTGGCTGAGGACCGACACGGCCGGGGATGCGGGCGCCGCTCTCGTGCGGGCGGCGGTGGCCCGGGCCGGCGGCCACGCGACGCTGGTGCGCGCGCCGGAGGCGGTGCGCGCCTCCGTGCCGGTCTTCGAGCCCCTGTCGGAGCCGCTGATGCGGCTCACCGCCGGCATCAAGGCGGCGCATGATCCGGCCGGTTTGTTCAATCCGGGGCGGATGTATGCGGGAGTTTAG